In Phreatobacter cathodiphilus, the genomic window CCCAGGGCGACTGAGCCCAGCCGTCATGAAGCGTCTCATCCTCTGCGCCGACGACTATGCGCTGGCGCCGGGGGTCTCGCGCGCCATCCGCGACCTCGCCGCCGCCGGCCGGCTCAACGCCACGTCGGTCATGACGCCGGGGCCGGACCTCGCCGCCGAGGCCGCGCGGCTCCTCGCCGTCTCTCCGGCCGGCTTCCAGATCGGGCTCCACGTGACGCTCACAGGGGGGCTGACGCCGCTCACCGCGCCGCGCCTCGCCATGGCCGAAGGCATCGGCTCGCTCCTGATGCGCTCCCACTTGCGCCGGCTCGATCGCGGCGCCGTCGCCGCCGAGGTCGAGGCGCAGATGCAGGCCTTCATTGCCGCCTTCGGCGCGCCGCCCGCCTTCGTCGACGGCCACCAGCACGCCCATCTGCTGCCCGGCATCCGCGACATCGTCGTGGCGGCGGCGGAGCGCCACGCACCCGGCGCCTGGATCCGCCAGTGCAGCGGGCCGGGCGGTGCCGGAGCGGGCGTCAAGGGCCGGGTCATCGCCGGCCTCTCGCGGGGGCTGCGCCGGCTCCTCGCCCGCCACGGGGTCGCGACCAACCCCGCCTTCTCCGGCGCTTACGACTTCCGCCGCGCCGCCGATTTCGCCGCGATCTTCCCGACCTTCCTTCCCCGGCTGCCGGACGGCGCCCTCGTCATGGTCCATCCGGGGCATGTCGACGAGGCGCTGAGGCGGGCCGATCCGGTCCACGGCCCCCGCGAGCACGAATACGCCTATCTCGCCGGCGAGACTTTCCCCCGCGACCTCGCCGCCGCGGGGTTCTCTCTCACCTGAACGGCCCTGGGCGACGCGCTGTTGCGAATGATTCGCAAAAGCGCCAGAGTGATGCGCCGAATCATCACCGGGGCTCCGACGTGCGGTAGCCACTTGCCGGCGCAGGAAGCTCGGGCATAGTCCCGCAGGGGACAACTGGGGCTCACCATGAATCGCTTCGTCGCGGCAGCCGCCGCAATGCTTCTCGCCGCGCCGGCCATGGCGGCCGACGTCGCGCGCCGCCAGGCCGAGGCGCCCGCCGCCGAGGCGGCCGGACCGGATGACGCCTACGGTTTCCTCGACGGCACCGGCGTCGGCAGTCCGGGTGACCGCGGCCTCACCTCCGAGACCACCGCCCGCTTCGGCAAGTTCGACGGGCGCTACACCGGCATCAACACCAAGCTCGAGGCCGGCTGGACCCCCGTCCAGCGCCTGCAGGTCTCGCTCGCCGTCTGGGCCGCCTATCACGACATCCGCAACAACACGGTGCCGGGCTATCCGAACCAGAACCGCTTCGCCTTCGACGGGCTCGCCGGCCAGGTTCGCTACCAGCTGAAGGAGCGCGGCGCGACGCCCTTCGATCCGGGCCTCACCGTCGGTCTGGAACTGCGCTGGGGCCGCTTCTCCGAAGGCCTCGGCATCTCCGCCGAGCGCTTCGCCGCCACCTTCAAGGTCGCCGCCGACGCGGCCCTGGTCGGCGATCGTCTCTACGGCGCGGTGAACCTCAACATCGGCCCGGGCACCGAGCGCCCGCGCGGCGCGGCCGGCTATGCCAACGATTCCGGCCTTGAGCTCGGCGGCGCGCTCGCCTGGCGGGTGGGCGAGGGGGCCTCCACCTTCGTCGGCGGCAATGTCCGCTATGTCGCCGCCTATGGCGGCGCCTTCCTCAACCAGTGGGGCGGCCACGCCGTCCTCGTCGGCCCGACCTTCTTCCACAAGATCGGCGATGTCGGCCCGCTGAAGGACACCTTCGTCTCCCTTGCCTGGAACGCCCAGGTCTGGGGCCGGGCGGCGGGCGGCGCCACCGGCAGCCTCGACCTCGTCAATTTCGAGCGCCACCAGGTGCGCGTGAAGCTCGGCGGCGCCTTCTGACCGGGCTCTGCCCGGCGCTTCCGTCTTCGCCACGGATCGGCCATAACTCGCGCTGACAAGGCTGGGCCATGGCACGTTTCTTCTTCAACCGGCGAGGACAGGATCCGGAGACGGCGGACGCCTCCCGCCGCCTCACCACCCTCGTCCGCGACATTCTCTCGCTGTCCGAGGATGACGGTGTCACGGTCAGTGAGATCGCCTGCTCCCATCCGGAATGCGGGGATGCGGAAACCGTGGTTCTCGTCATGCGCGTCGGCCGCCGCACCGAGGCGGTGAAGGTGCTCAAGGCCATGCGCCTCGTGACCGAGGACGAACTGCGAAAGGCCCTCGCTCAATCCCCTTCCGATGCACTGCCCTGACCCGGCTCTTCCACCGGCGCCCGCGGCGTGATTCAAAGTGCGGCGGCGACTCCGCCGAAGCGCTGCATCCAGACGGCCCATTCCCTCACGACGATCCCCGGGGTTCCCTCATGATACCCATCGCCATCACAGCAGGAACGGCCGGCCTCGCGCTGGCCGGGGCGAGGCTCGCGGGTCTGATCGACCTGCCGCCCTACGTCTTCCTTCTGACGATCGTCGCCGCCGTCGTCGCCTGGCTGTCACGCCCGACCGCGACGCTCATCCGCGCCATCATCGCCTTCCTGGTCGTCTGGCACCTGGCGGCGCTCTCCATCCTCCTGCTCAGCGAGATGGGGCGCATTCCCGCCGCCCTCGGTCCCTACCTGCCGACGCGGGCCAGCGTCCTTCTCTCGGTCATCTTCGCCATCGCCGTCTACGGCCTGAGCTTCGTCGGCACGATCCGCCAGATCACGGCCCTCGCCGACCCCTTCTTCGAGGCACGGGACATCGGCGTGGTGAACCTGCCCTTCGGCCTCTCCCTGCGCATGCAGGAGCGCTATGTCGCCCACGCCCTGCTCTACATCCTGCTCGTCATCAACATCGCGCAGGTGCTGGCGACCGTCCTGCTCAACCAGTGGAACAACCGCTTCTACACGGCCCTGCAGCAGCGCGCCGAGGCGACCTTCTGGATCGAATTGCAGTATTTCACTGTCGTCGCCTTCCTGTGGGTGATCCTCGCCGTCT contains:
- a CDS encoding ChbG/HpnK family deacetylase, with the translated sequence MKRLILCADDYALAPGVSRAIRDLAAAGRLNATSVMTPGPDLAAEAARLLAVSPAGFQIGLHVTLTGGLTPLTAPRLAMAEGIGSLLMRSHLRRLDRGAVAAEVEAQMQAFIAAFGAPPAFVDGHQHAHLLPGIRDIVVAAAERHAPGAWIRQCSGPGGAGAGVKGRVIAGLSRGLRRLLARHGVATNPAFSGAYDFRRAADFAAIFPTFLPRLPDGALVMVHPGHVDEALRRADPVHGPREHEYAYLAGETFPRDLAAAGFSLT